Part of the Plasmodium malariae genome assembly, chromosome: 9 genome is shown below.
ccctatatatatgtatgtgtaggTAGGGGAATATAATACGTAAAATACAGCCgtaaataagaatatttaaaaaaaaaaaaaaatgaacagtGATCCAAACAAAGATGTGCAAGATTCTAAATCTGATAAATGCACATCATGGGTAAAATGGTTTAATAGTAAAGCATCGAGTAATTTTTTGGTTGAAGTggataatgaatatataacagattcatttaatttatatggtTTAAAACCAGAAATTCCAAATTTTAATCATTTATTATCAATTGTTGCAGGGAATGCACCTGAAGAAGATGATTCTAAAAATCCTCTAGCAAAAGATGCAGTTTGTTTATATTCCTTAATACATGCTAGATTTATTACAACACCAAAAGGTTTATCATTAATGaaggataaatatattaaaggtGATTTTGGAAGTTGCCCTAGAGTTAGTTGTTCACAACATAATGTGCTTCCAATTGGATTATTTGATCAAATTAAAATTGCAaaggtacatatatattgtcCATTATGTCaagaaatttataaaatacatgAAGAAGATAAAGTATATTTAGATGGTTCCTTTTTTGGAACGTCTTTCCCTCATATACTTTTACAAACTTATCCGTATTATGTTACACTAAAAACGCCCTCTTATTGCACATCCAAAATATTTGGATTTAGTgtttatcataattttacTAGAACTGAATACAAAATTGTTAAGGGAGAATTTGGAAGATTGTCTAGAGAAAATTTCCTTAAAAAGAAtccaaaatatttaaaaaaactgAAGAAGGAAGAACTGCAAATTAAAGATACCGAAAAATCTTAAAACGTGTCTTTAATAGAATGATCATTTTATTGggctatatttttttcctttatcttTTATGAATAGCCACAAAACGCattattaactttttatttgaCTCCCCTTTGAaatgtgcatgtatatatatatatatatatatatatatatatatatatatatatatctgaatacatacattcgtacgcacatacatgcatacatacatacatacatacaaacatacaatTCCCCGTTGCatcatatatgtacttatatgtAACCTTTTGCTTAAATGCATTTAAGTGTGCATCTCTTGTACACACTTGTTcatgtttatgtttattatccTTTGCACGTATGCTTGTTTAAgcatattctttatattttttgtatttactgaataaatagtaaaaacGCTGAAtcttatttgtaaaaaatcactgataaattttttaaaacatttcaaatatgtataatataaatgtatacatatgttcgTAGAATTTAtagtaatttataaaaaaaaaaaaaaaaaaattaattcgaaagaaaatttttgtaataatatatttaggatcaaaaaaaggaaaaaattaatatgatatttatcttttttcctttcagTGTAACACATTTGTGAACTGTTTTGCATTGTCTAAAAAGTACccaaatttatataatacttaattttttttaattcgacgtacttaattttgtatcaatttatatataacagtgTTGTACAAAAATATGCTTTCTTTAAtgacatttttttattatatgttttttcttttactttcttttcctttccattctttttttttttttttttaaggttgtaaagaaattttattaaaacaaaagCTTTAtcatttcaaattttttataacattttgtttattatcttattgtttcttattttttcgtc
Proteins encoded:
- the CK2beta1 gene encoding casein kinase II beta chain, putative; amino-acid sequence: MNSDPNKDVQDSKSDKCTSWVKWFNSKASSNFLVEVDNEYITDSFNLYGLKPEIPNFNHLLSIVAGNAPEEDDSKNPLAKDAVCLYSLIHARFITTPKGLSLMKDKYIKGDFGSCPRVSCSQHNVLPIGLFDQIKIAKVHIYCPLCQEIYKIHEEDKVYLDGSFFGTSFPHILLQTYPYYVTLKTPSYCTSKIFGFSVYHNFTRTEYKIVKGEFGRLSRENFLKKNPKYLKKLKKEELQIKDTEKS